From Streptomyces sp. TLI_105, the proteins below share one genomic window:
- the folE gene encoding GTP cyclohydrolase I FolE: MTDPVTLDGEGTIGEFDEKRAENAVRELLIAVGEDPDREGLRETPARVARAYRELFAGLRQTPEEVLTTTFDLGHDEMVLVKDIELTSMCEHHLLVFHGVAHIGYIPAESGKITGLSKLARLVDVFARRPQVQERLTTQIADSLMEILEARGAIVVIEAEHMCMSLRGVRKPGAKTTTSAVRGQLRDATTRAEAMSLILARS, from the coding sequence ATGACCGACCCGGTGACGCTGGACGGCGAGGGCACGATCGGCGAGTTCGACGAGAAGCGCGCCGAGAATGCCGTACGGGAGCTCCTCATCGCGGTCGGCGAGGACCCGGACCGCGAGGGTTTGCGCGAGACGCCGGCGCGGGTGGCGCGGGCGTACAGGGAGCTGTTCGCGGGGCTACGGCAGACGCCCGAGGAAGTGCTCACGACAACGTTCGACCTCGGACACGACGAGATGGTCCTCGTGAAGGACATCGAACTGACGTCCATGTGTGAGCATCATTTGCTGGTATTCCATGGCGTAGCTCACATTGGTTACATTCCGGCTGAATCGGGCAAAATCACCGGCCTGTCGAAGCTGGCGCGCCTGGTCGACGTCTTCGCTCGCCGCCCCCAGGTGCAGGAGCGCCTGACCACGCAGATCGCCGACTCGCTGATGGAGATCCTGGAGGCGCGTGGTGCGATCGTCGTGATCGAGGCCGAACACATGTGCATGTCCCTGCGTGGGGTCCGCAAGCCCGGAGCGAAGACGACGACCTCGGCAGTACGTGGTCAACTTCGTGACGCTACTACACGTGCTGAGGCTATGTCCCTGATATTGGCCCGGTCGTAG
- a CDS encoding DUF3180 domain-containing protein has translation MKQLRLKVLTGLFLVAGILSWGAARLWDSVGTLPSVPIAAPIVLAVIAVVLTATALSIRARLKAQRERRPGAKGVEPLMAARAVVFGQASALVAALVAGMYGGTGVFLLGSLDVPARRDQALYAAFSVAAGIAVIAAALFLERVCKLPEDDDENRAPTA, from the coding sequence GTGAAACAACTGCGGCTGAAAGTGCTCACCGGACTGTTCCTGGTCGCCGGCATCCTCTCCTGGGGCGCCGCCCGCCTCTGGGACTCGGTCGGCACCCTCCCCAGCGTGCCGATCGCCGCACCCATCGTCCTCGCCGTCATCGCCGTCGTCCTCACCGCGACCGCCCTCTCCATCCGCGCCCGCCTCAAGGCCCAACGCGAGCGCCGCCCCGGCGCCAAGGGCGTCGAACCCCTGATGGCGGCCCGCGCGGTGGTCTTCGGCCAGGCGAGCGCCCTGGTCGCCGCCCTCGTCGCCGGCATGTACGGCGGCACGGGCGTCTTCCTCCTCGGCTCCCTCGACGTCCCCGCCCGCCGCGACCAGGCCCTCTACGCGGCCTTCTCGGTCGCGGCGGGCATCGCCGTCATCGCCGCCGCCCTCTTCCTGGAGCGGGTGTGCAAACTCCCGGAGGACGACGACGAGAACCGGGCCCCGACGGCCTAG
- the folK gene encoding 2-amino-4-hydroxy-6-hydroxymethyldihydropteridine diphosphokinase, translating to MKPTQSDPTVQPVPASVVATVDAADTTLSNPRWAVLALGANLGNRLETLQGAIDALGDTPGLRVKAVSPVYETAPWGVEPDTQPSYLNAVALVKTTLPPSSLLERAHAVEEAFHRVREERWGARTIDVDIITYADVISEDPVLTLPHPRAHQRAFVLAPWHDVDPDAQLPGHGPVADLLTALGHEGVTPRADLELRLPE from the coding sequence ATGAAGCCGACGCAGAGCGACCCCACCGTCCAGCCCGTACCGGCCTCCGTCGTCGCCACCGTCGACGCCGCCGACACCACCCTCTCCAACCCCCGCTGGGCCGTCCTCGCCCTCGGCGCCAACCTCGGCAACCGCCTGGAGACCCTCCAAGGCGCCATCGACGCCCTCGGCGACACGCCCGGCCTCCGGGTCAAAGCCGTCTCCCCCGTCTACGAGACGGCCCCCTGGGGCGTCGAACCCGACACCCAGCCCTCCTACCTCAACGCCGTCGCCCTCGTGAAGACGACACTGCCGCCCTCCTCCCTCCTGGAACGGGCCCACGCCGTCGAAGAAGCCTTCCACCGGGTCCGCGAAGAACGCTGGGGCGCCCGCACCATCGACGTCGACATCATCACCTACGCCGACGTCATCTCCGAGGACCCCGTCCTCACCCTCCCCCACCCCCGCGCCCACCAGCGCGCCTTCGTCCTCGCCCCCTGGCACGACGTCGACCCCGACGCCCAGCTCCCCGGCCACGGCCCGGTCGCCGACCTCCTCACCGCCCTCGGCCACGAAGGCGTCACTCCCCGCGCCGACCTGGAACTCCGTCTGCCCGAGTAG
- the folB gene encoding dihydroneopterin aldolase: MDRVALRGLKARGHHGVFPKEREEGQTFIVDLVLGLDTRPAAADDDLSKTVHYGIVAEEVVDVVQGEPVDLIETLAERIAQQCLSHTGVQEVEVVVHKPDAPITVPFDDVTITITRSRR, from the coding sequence GTGGATCGTGTCGCGCTGCGCGGCCTCAAGGCCCGAGGCCACCACGGCGTCTTCCCCAAGGAGCGCGAGGAGGGCCAGACCTTCATCGTGGACCTGGTCCTCGGCCTGGACACCCGCCCGGCCGCCGCCGACGACGACCTCAGCAAGACGGTGCACTACGGCATCGTCGCCGAAGAGGTCGTCGACGTCGTCCAGGGCGAACCCGTCGACCTCATCGAAACCCTCGCCGAGCGCATCGCCCAGCAATGCCTCAGCCACACCGGGGTACAGGAAGTGGAAGTCGTCGTCCACAAACCCGACGCACCCATCACCGTGCCCTTCGACGACGTGACCATCACGATCACCCGGAGCCGACGATGA
- a CDS encoding nuclear transport factor 2 family protein — translation MSHTDRATDEAAVEAANTAFYEAMETGDFERLSTLWLDDDTTPITCVHPGWPVLTGRGEVLRSYALIMANTDYIQFFLTDLRISLADDTALVTCTENILSGGPAEDGAELGPLVGQLVVATNVFRRTPTGWRIWSHHASPVLGETDETDGSEPGTEPTEPPA, via the coding sequence GTGAGCCACACGGACCGAGCCACCGACGAAGCAGCCGTCGAAGCCGCCAACACCGCCTTCTACGAAGCCATGGAGACCGGCGACTTCGAACGCCTCTCCACCCTCTGGCTCGACGACGACACCACCCCCATCACCTGCGTCCACCCCGGCTGGCCCGTCCTCACCGGCCGCGGCGAGGTGCTCCGCTCGTACGCCCTGATCATGGCGAACACCGACTACATCCAGTTCTTCCTCACCGACCTCCGGATCTCCCTCGCCGACGACACCGCCCTCGTCACCTGCACCGAGAACATCCTCAGCGGCGGACCCGCCGAGGACGGCGCCGAGCTCGGCCCCCTCGTCGGCCAGCTCGTCGTCGCCACCAACGTCTTCCGCCGCACACCCACGGGCTGGCGGATCTGGTCCCACCACGCCTCCCCCGTCCTCGGCGAAACGGACGAAACAGACGGATCCGAGCCCGGCACAGAACCCACCGAACCCCCCGCCTGA
- the folP gene encoding dihydropteroate synthase yields the protein MSTTIDRGTARGLPEWDRCAVMGVVNVTPDSFSDGGRWFDTTAAVKHGLDLVAEGADLVDVGGESTRPGATRVDEEEELRRVIPVVRGLAAEGVTVSVDTMRATVAARAVEAGAVLVNDVSGGLADPAMVPAVAAAEVPFVVMHWRGFSDNMNSLAVYDDVVGEVLTELRTRMEAVIDGGIAPERIVIDPGLGFAKLAPHDLALVAHLPELRTLGRPLLVAASRKRFLGHVLTREGTTPPPARERDAATAAVSAIAAHTGAWAVRVHEVRATADAVRVARAVEGAA from the coding sequence ATGAGTACGACGATCGACCGGGGCACCGCCCGAGGCCTGCCGGAGTGGGACCGCTGCGCGGTCATGGGCGTGGTCAACGTGACCCCCGACTCCTTCTCCGACGGCGGCCGCTGGTTCGACACCACGGCCGCCGTCAAACACGGCCTCGACCTGGTCGCCGAAGGCGCCGACCTCGTCGACGTCGGCGGCGAATCCACCCGCCCCGGCGCCACCCGCGTCGACGAGGAGGAAGAACTCCGCCGAGTCATCCCCGTCGTCCGCGGCCTCGCCGCCGAAGGCGTCACCGTCTCCGTCGACACCATGCGCGCCACCGTCGCCGCCCGCGCCGTCGAAGCCGGCGCCGTCCTCGTCAACGACGTCAGCGGCGGCCTCGCCGACCCCGCCATGGTCCCCGCCGTCGCCGCCGCCGAAGTCCCCTTCGTCGTCATGCACTGGCGCGGCTTCAGCGACAACATGAACAGCCTCGCCGTCTACGACGACGTCGTCGGCGAAGTCCTCACCGAACTCCGCACCCGCATGGAAGCCGTCATCGACGGCGGCATCGCCCCCGAACGCATCGTCATCGACCCCGGCCTCGGCTTCGCCAAACTCGCCCCCCACGACCTCGCCCTCGTCGCCCACCTCCCCGAGCTCCGCACCCTCGGCCGCCCCCTCCTCGTCGCCGCCTCCCGCAAACGATTCCTCGGCCACGTCCTCACCCGCGAAGGCACCACCCCACCCCCCGCCCGCGAACGCGACGCCGCCACCGCCGCCGTCTCCGCCATCGCCGCCCACACCGGCGCATGGGCCGTCCGCGTCCACGAAGTACGCGCCACCGCCGACGCCGTACGCGTCGCCAGGGCCGTCGAAGGAGCCGCGTGA
- a CDS encoding phosphatidylglycerol lysyltransferase domain-containing protein yields MSVTVDGDKSGLVPVGVRRILHGPRAEKVPSLVGTACTVIGLIDIAAGVFPRFRASRMHAVAEVLPGTLGPLSAALSLSAGVLLLLLAHGLKRHKRRAWRAAVVLLPLGAAAQFVWRHSVLGALLSLVLLALLVRHRGEFAALPDPRSRWRALANFVVMGAGSIALGLVIVSAHPRRVIGSPSLADRLEHVLYGLLGIEGPVAYTHGVDWTVGYSLGALGMLTALTTIYLAFRPEHPAARLTDDDETRLRALLDQHGGRDSLGHFALRRDKGVVFSPSGKAAVCYRVVSGVMLASGDPIGDVEAWPGAIERFMDEAKAHSWTPAVMGCSETGGQVWTRETGLDALELGDEAVVDVADFSLSGRAMRNVRQMVKRIERGGYTTQVRRVRDLDDDELERVRRAAADWRGTDTERGFSMALGRIGTPGDGDAVIATAHKDDETSPYGDLKAIIHFVPWGPDGMSLELMRRDRSADPGMNELLIVAALQASPGLGITRVSLNFAMFRAALARGEKIGAGPVLRIWRGLLVFLSRWFQIESLYKFNAKFQPRWEPRFVVYRKSRDLPRIGFAAMQAEGFVNLTLPLPLTRRRPTPTPRPCTHITPTQTTDHKIRAA; encoded by the coding sequence ATGTCTGTCACGGTAGATGGGGACAAATCCGGATTGGTTCCGGTTGGGGTGCGACGGATTCTCCACGGCCCCCGCGCCGAGAAGGTCCCGTCCCTCGTCGGCACGGCCTGCACCGTCATCGGCCTCATCGACATCGCCGCCGGGGTGTTCCCCCGCTTCCGCGCCAGTCGCATGCACGCCGTCGCCGAAGTCCTCCCCGGCACCCTCGGACCCCTCTCCGCCGCCCTCTCCCTGAGCGCCGGCGTCCTCCTCCTCCTCCTCGCCCACGGCCTCAAGCGCCACAAACGCCGCGCCTGGCGCGCCGCCGTCGTCCTCCTCCCCCTCGGAGCCGCCGCCCAGTTCGTCTGGCGCCACTCCGTCCTCGGCGCCCTCCTCTCCCTCGTACTCCTCGCACTCCTCGTACGTCACCGAGGCGAGTTCGCCGCGCTCCCCGACCCCCGCAGCCGCTGGCGAGCCCTCGCCAACTTCGTCGTCATGGGCGCCGGATCCATCGCCCTCGGCCTCGTCATCGTCAGCGCCCACCCCCGCCGCGTCATCGGCAGCCCCAGCCTCGCCGACCGCCTCGAACACGTCCTCTACGGACTCCTCGGCATCGAAGGCCCCGTCGCCTACACCCACGGCGTCGACTGGACCGTCGGCTACTCCCTCGGCGCCCTCGGCATGCTCACCGCCCTCACCACCATCTACCTGGCCTTCCGCCCCGAACACCCCGCCGCCCGCCTCACCGACGACGACGAGACCCGGCTGCGCGCCCTCCTCGACCAGCACGGCGGCCGCGACTCCCTCGGCCACTTCGCCCTCCGCCGCGACAAGGGCGTCGTCTTCTCCCCCAGCGGCAAAGCCGCCGTCTGCTACCGCGTCGTCTCCGGCGTCATGCTCGCCAGCGGCGACCCCATCGGCGACGTCGAAGCCTGGCCCGGCGCCATCGAACGCTTCATGGACGAAGCCAAAGCCCACTCCTGGACCCCCGCCGTCATGGGCTGCTCCGAGACCGGCGGCCAGGTCTGGACCCGAGAAACCGGCCTCGACGCCCTCGAACTCGGCGACGAAGCGGTCGTCGACGTCGCGGACTTCTCCCTCTCCGGCCGAGCCATGCGCAACGTCCGCCAAATGGTCAAACGCATCGAACGAGGCGGCTACACCACCCAGGTCCGCCGAGTCCGCGACCTCGACGACGACGAACTCGAACGCGTCCGCCGCGCCGCCGCCGACTGGCGCGGCACCGACACCGAACGCGGCTTCTCCATGGCCCTCGGCCGCATCGGCACCCCCGGAGACGGCGACGCCGTCATAGCGACCGCCCACAAGGACGACGAAACCTCCCCCTACGGCGACCTCAAAGCGATCATCCACTTCGTGCCCTGGGGCCCCGACGGCATGTCCCTCGAACTCATGCGCCGCGACCGCTCCGCCGACCCCGGCATGAACGAGCTCCTCATCGTCGCCGCCCTCCAGGCCTCCCCCGGCCTCGGCATCACCCGCGTGTCCCTCAACTTCGCCATGTTCCGCGCCGCCCTCGCCCGCGGCGAGAAGATCGGCGCCGGCCCAGTCCTCCGCATCTGGCGCGGACTCCTCGTCTTCCTCTCCCGCTGGTTCCAGATCGAATCGCTCTACAAGTTCAACGCCAAATTCCAGCCACGCTGGGAACCCCGCTTCGTCGTCTACCGCAAAAGCCGCGACCTCCCCCGCATCGGCTTCGCCGCCATGCAGGCCGAAGGCTTCGTCAACCTCACCCTGCCCCTCCCCCTCACCCGCCGACGCCCCACCCCCACCCCCCGCCCCTGCACCCACATCACCCCCACCCAGACCACCGACCACAAGATCCGCGCCGCCTGA
- a CDS encoding esterase family protein, with protein sequence MGLTSDKVLVLAVALAVVLFLATVWLWPRLARRGWRPVVGRVGLLLVTQVVLFAAVGLAANRSFLFYGSWADLLGQEQDMGVVVDHGAGSKDVRVVGTRTLDVPGGGRPSVGGQIQEVVLAGERSGIVSPAYVYLPPEYFQARYAKRTFPASVVLTGYPGSAENLIKGLNYPKAAYLQAKEGRMQPMIMVLLRPTVAPPRDTECVDIPGGPQTETFFAEDLPKAVSGAYRVGTKARNWGFMGNSTGGYCALKIALHHPDRFAAGAGFSAYYKAAEDITTGDLFHGDDALRKRGDLLWSLDHGRLGNTSFLVTSSKHGENNLKGTQQFIRKVKSPAQVSSIVLESGGHNFNTWNRELAPGLVWMGGKLSAN encoded by the coding sequence ATGGGTCTCACCAGCGACAAAGTCCTCGTGTTGGCCGTGGCGCTGGCCGTGGTGCTGTTCCTCGCCACGGTCTGGCTGTGGCCGAGGCTGGCGCGGCGCGGCTGGCGGCCGGTCGTGGGCCGGGTGGGGCTGCTGCTCGTGACGCAGGTGGTGCTGTTCGCGGCGGTGGGGCTGGCGGCGAACCGGTCGTTCCTCTTCTACGGCTCGTGGGCCGACCTGCTCGGGCAGGAGCAGGACATGGGGGTGGTCGTCGATCACGGGGCCGGCTCGAAGGACGTGCGGGTGGTGGGGACGCGGACGCTCGACGTGCCGGGTGGCGGTCGTCCGTCGGTCGGGGGCCAGATCCAGGAGGTCGTGCTCGCGGGGGAGCGGTCGGGGATCGTCTCGCCGGCCTATGTGTACCTGCCGCCGGAGTACTTCCAGGCCCGGTACGCGAAGCGGACGTTCCCGGCCTCGGTGGTGCTCACGGGGTATCCGGGGTCGGCGGAGAACCTGATCAAGGGGCTCAACTATCCGAAGGCGGCGTACCTCCAGGCGAAGGAGGGGCGGATGCAGCCGATGATCATGGTGTTGCTGCGTCCGACGGTGGCGCCGCCGCGGGACACCGAGTGCGTGGACATCCCGGGGGGCCCGCAGACGGAGACGTTCTTCGCGGAGGACCTGCCGAAGGCGGTCTCGGGGGCGTACCGGGTGGGGACGAAGGCGCGGAACTGGGGGTTCATGGGGAACTCCACGGGTGGCTACTGCGCCCTGAAGATCGCTCTGCACCACCCGGACCGGTTCGCGGCGGGGGCGGGCTTCTCCGCGTACTACAAGGCGGCGGAGGACATCACCACCGGGGACCTGTTCCACGGGGACGACGCTCTGCGCAAGCGGGGCGACCTGCTGTGGAGCCTGGATCACGGGCGGTTGGGGAACACGTCGTTCCTGGTGACGTCGTCGAAGCACGGCGAGAACAACCTGAAGGGGACGCAGCAGTTCATCCGGAAGGTGAAGAGCCCGGCGCAGGTCTCGTCGATCGTGCTGGAGAGCGGTGGGCACAACTTCAACACGTGGAACCGCGAGCTCGCGCCGGGTCTCGTCTGGATGGGCGGGAAGCTCAGCGCGAACTGA
- a CDS encoding ABC transporter ATP-binding protein, which translates to MIRFEHVTKRYDDGTTAVDDLSFEVAEGELVTLVGPSGCGKTTTMMMVNRLVEPTSGRVLVDGQDVAGVDPVALRRKIGYVIQQVGLFPHRTVLDNTATVPALLGWKKTAARARAAELLELVGLDPAVHGPRYPAQLSGGQRQRVGVARALAADPPVLLMDEPFGAVDPVVRERLQNEFLTLQATVRKTVLLVTHDIEEAVRMGDRMAVYGQGRIEQFDTPATVLGSPATPYVADFVGSDRGLKRLAVTPVAEADLDSWTESTERYAGGPEEYQGDAQVPLGTSLKDALAVLLQHDAGRLTVTGDDGRPLGVLTPAGVHRALRRATAPTEG; encoded by the coding sequence ATGATCCGGTTCGAACACGTGACCAAGCGGTACGACGACGGCACCACGGCCGTCGACGACCTCTCCTTCGAGGTCGCCGAGGGCGAACTCGTCACCCTGGTCGGCCCGTCCGGCTGCGGCAAGACGACCACGATGATGATGGTGAACCGGCTCGTGGAGCCGACCTCGGGCCGCGTCCTCGTGGACGGCCAGGACGTGGCCGGCGTCGACCCGGTCGCCCTGCGCCGCAAGATCGGATACGTCATCCAGCAGGTCGGGCTCTTCCCCCACCGCACCGTCCTCGACAACACCGCGACCGTCCCCGCCCTCCTCGGCTGGAAGAAGACCGCCGCACGCGCGCGTGCCGCCGAACTCCTCGAACTCGTCGGCCTCGATCCGGCCGTGCACGGCCCCCGCTACCCCGCCCAGCTCTCCGGCGGCCAGCGCCAGCGCGTCGGCGTCGCCCGCGCACTCGCCGCCGACCCGCCCGTCCTCCTCATGGACGAACCCTTCGGCGCCGTCGACCCGGTCGTCCGCGAGCGCCTCCAGAACGAGTTCCTCACCCTCCAGGCCACCGTCCGCAAGACGGTCCTCCTCGTCACCCACGACATCGAGGAGGCCGTCCGCATGGGCGACCGCATGGCCGTCTACGGACAGGGGCGCATCGAGCAGTTCGACACGCCCGCCACCGTCCTCGGCTCCCCCGCCACCCCCTACGTCGCGGACTTCGTCGGGAGCGACCGCGGCCTCAAGCGGCTCGCGGTCACCCCCGTCGCCGAAGCCGACCTCGACTCCTGGACAGAAAGCACCGAGCGGTACGCCGGGGGCCCCGAGGAATACCAGGGCGACGCCCAGGTGCCCCTCGGGACCTCCCTCAAGGACGCCCTCGCCGTACTCCTCCAGCACGACGCCGGCCGCCTCACCGTCACCGGCGACGACGGCCGGCCGCTCGGCGTCCTCACCCCGGCCGGCGTCCACCGCGCCCTGCGCCGGGCCACGGCACCCACGGAAGGCTGA
- a CDS encoding ABC transporter permease, whose product MSAPNCLVTNDWICGEYLRTRGGELTDALLQHVGITVVSVLIALAVAVPLALLVRARPRFAGPVLGLTTLLYTVPSLAMFSLLLPFFGLSAALVVTGLVLYALTILVRNTLAGLAAVPAETREAARGMGYGSLRMLWQVELPLALPVLMAGVRMATVSTIALTTIGSVVGRGGLGNLIEDALPTFFKAQMLAASVLCVLLAVAADLLLLGLQRLLTPWTRIRTAPGGG is encoded by the coding sequence ATGAGCGCGCCGAACTGTCTGGTCACGAACGACTGGATCTGCGGTGAGTATCTGCGCACGCGCGGCGGGGAGTTGACGGACGCGCTGCTCCAACATGTGGGAATCACGGTCGTGTCGGTGCTGATCGCGCTCGCCGTCGCGGTGCCCCTCGCACTGCTCGTCCGCGCCCGGCCCCGGTTCGCCGGCCCGGTCCTCGGCCTGACCACCCTGCTCTACACGGTGCCGTCGCTCGCGATGTTCTCACTGCTGCTGCCGTTCTTCGGACTGTCGGCGGCGCTCGTCGTGACCGGCCTCGTGCTGTACGCGCTGACGATCCTCGTGCGGAACACCCTGGCGGGGCTCGCCGCCGTGCCGGCCGAGACGCGGGAGGCCGCCCGGGGCATGGGGTACGGCTCGCTGCGGATGCTCTGGCAGGTCGAGCTCCCGCTGGCGCTGCCGGTGCTGATGGCCGGGGTGCGGATGGCCACGGTCTCCACGATCGCGCTGACGACGATCGGCTCGGTCGTCGGCCGCGGCGGCCTGGGCAACCTCATCGAGGACGCGCTGCCGACCTTCTTCAAGGCGCAGATGCTCGCCGCCTCGGTGCTGTGCGTGCTGCTCGCCGTCGCCGCCGACCTGCTGCTCCTGGGCCTCCAGCGGCTGCTCACGCCCTGGACCCGCATACGGACCGCGCCGGGAGGTGGGTGA
- a CDS encoding ABC transporter permease, whose translation MGIVTDAWGWLTTGAHWTGEDGIGQRLAEHVYVSGAALLVASALALPLGLWLGHLGRGGALAVNVSNVGRAIPVFAVLALFMVSPLRNAGYVPTVVALVLFAIPPLLTNAYVGVREVDRAAVRAARGMGMTGGQLFLRVELPLSRPVVMTGIRSAAVQVVATATIAAMVGQGGLGRIITAGFATYDTAQVVAGAVLVALLALLVEGVLVGVDRLFVRDGRCDQR comes from the coding sequence GTGGGCATCGTGACGGACGCCTGGGGCTGGCTCACCACCGGCGCGCACTGGACGGGCGAGGACGGCATCGGGCAGCGGCTCGCCGAGCACGTGTACGTGAGCGGGGCGGCGCTCCTCGTCGCGTCGGCGCTCGCGCTGCCGCTGGGCCTGTGGCTGGGCCACCTCGGCCGGGGCGGGGCGCTCGCGGTGAACGTGTCGAACGTGGGGCGGGCGATCCCCGTCTTCGCGGTGCTCGCGCTGTTCATGGTGTCGCCCCTGCGGAACGCCGGCTATGTGCCGACCGTGGTGGCCCTGGTGCTGTTCGCGATACCCCCGCTCCTCACCAACGCGTACGTGGGGGTGCGGGAGGTGGACCGGGCGGCGGTCCGGGCCGCCCGGGGCATGGGGATGACGGGCGGACAGCTCTTCCTCCGGGTCGAACTCCCGCTGTCCCGGCCGGTGGTGATGACCGGGATCCGCTCGGCCGCGGTGCAGGTGGTCGCCACGGCGACGATCGCCGCGATGGTCGGGCAGGGCGGCCTGGGCCGGATCATCACGGCCGGCTTCGCCACGTACGACACCGCGCAAGTGGTCGCGGGCGCCGTGCTGGTGGCGCTGCTCGCCCTCCTGGTGGAGGGCGTCCTGGTGGGCGTGGACCGCCTTTTCGTACGTGACGGACGATGTGACCAACGCTGA
- a CDS encoding ABC transporter substrate-binding protein, with the protein MGDLVNRVSRIAGALLGTAALTVALAACGGDSLEEGKKKDSTSPGGSGGGEKGSLVVGAAAFTEAKVLAELYAQSLRSVGYSVSITTVKNRELYEPSLENGEIDVVPEYAATIAEFLNAKVNGPKAPEDEPVASGDVTATVDALRKLAEPRGLKVLAAGEAVDQNAFAVTKEFAAKNKLTTLSDLGRAKLKVKIAAGDECAVRPFCAPGLKKAYGIDVAGIDPKGVGTPQAKQAVKDGVDQLVLTTTTDATIDGYGLVLLTDDKKLQNADNVLPVVNAKDAGSPEIAAALDRLTKVLTTADLAELNRKVDAERAKPEDVAKEYLETKGLLKK; encoded by the coding sequence ATGGGTGATCTCGTGAACAGGGTCTCGCGTATCGCGGGCGCGCTGCTGGGTACGGCGGCGCTGACCGTCGCCCTCGCCGCGTGCGGCGGTGACAGCCTGGAGGAAGGCAAGAAGAAGGACTCCACAAGCCCCGGCGGCTCCGGCGGCGGGGAGAAGGGTTCGCTGGTGGTCGGCGCGGCCGCCTTCACGGAGGCCAAGGTCCTCGCCGAGCTGTACGCGCAGTCGCTGCGGTCCGTCGGATACTCGGTGTCCATCACGACGGTGAAGAATCGCGAGCTGTACGAACCCTCGCTGGAGAACGGCGAGATCGACGTCGTCCCGGAATACGCGGCGACGATCGCGGAATTCCTCAACGCGAAGGTGAACGGCCCGAAGGCGCCCGAGGACGAGCCGGTTGCCTCGGGCGACGTGACGGCCACGGTCGACGCGCTGCGGAAGCTCGCCGAACCGCGCGGACTGAAGGTCCTCGCGGCCGGAGAGGCCGTCGATCAGAACGCCTTCGCGGTGACCAAGGAATTCGCCGCGAAGAACAAGCTGACGACGCTTTCCGATCTCGGCCGCGCGAAGCTGAAGGTGAAGATCGCGGCCGGTGACGAATGCGCGGTACGGCCCTTCTGCGCACCCGGTCTGAAGAAGGCGTACGGGATCGACGTGGCCGGGATCGACCCCAAGGGAGTCGGCACGCCGCAGGCCAAGCAGGCGGTCAAGGACGGGGTGGACCAGCTGGTCCTGACGACCACCACCGACGCCACGATCGACGGCTACGGCCTCGTCCTCCTCACCGACGACAAGAAGCTGCAGAACGCCGACAACGTGCTGCCGGTGGTCAACGCCAAGGACGCCGGTTCCCCCGAGATAGCGGCCGCGCTCGACCGCCTCACCAAGGTGCTGACCACAGCGGATCTCGCCGAACTCAACCGCAAGGTGGACGCCGAGCGGGCGAAGCCGGAGGACGTCGCCAAGGAGTATCTGGAGACGAAGGGGCTGCTCAAGAAGTAG